Proteins encoded by one window of Conger conger chromosome 1, fConCon1.1, whole genome shotgun sequence:
- the cbx3b gene encoding chromobox protein homolog 3b isoform X1: MRKKQNVKQRKAEETTVVQEFVVEKIIHRRVTDGKVEYYLKWKGFTDAENTWEPEDNLDCPELIEEFLKSFTLEGENEEDLSRADTYGHHENPTEISTVHMTYTDHPVSAVCTSSQRRSTFSRNNICGVTQNKELCGSEQQENKVPDPGEQEAGSPAGLLSQLEPERIIGSTDRKGELMFLVKWKGTEEVALLSSREASARWPQVVITFYEEKLTWHCGDEDQQ, from the exons ATGAGGAAGAAACAGAATGTAAAACAGAGGAAGGCAGAGGAGACTACAGTCGTCCAAGAGTTTGTGGTGGAGAAAATCATCCACAGGAGAGTCACTGATGGAAAAGTGGAGTACTATTTGAAGTGGAAAGGCTTCACAGA TGCTGAGAACACTTGGGAGCCTGAGGACAATCTGGACTGTCCTGAGCTGATTGAGGAGTTCCTGAAAAGCTTCACCCTTGAAGGGGAGAATGAGGAAGACCTGTCACGTGCAGACACATACGGGCACCATGAAAATCCTACTGAGATCAGCACCGTACATATGACTTACACTGACCATCCTGTTTCTGCTGTATGTACTTCCAGTCAAAGAAGATCCACGTTCAGTAGAAACAACATTTGTGGTGTGACACAGAATAAG GAGCTGTGTGGAAGTGAGCAGCAGGAGAACAAGGTGCCGGATCCAGGCGAGCAAGAGGCAGGGAGCCCTGCTGGCCTTCTCAGCCAGCTGGAACCTGAACGCATCATTGGATCCACAGACAGGAAGGGGGAGCTCATGTTCCTGGTCAAGTG GAAAGGCACTGAGGAGGTGGCCTTGTTGTCATCCCGGGAAGCCAGTGCCAGGTGGCCTCAGGTGGTCATCACCTTCTATGAAGAGAAGCTGACTTGGCACTGTGGAGATGAAGATCAGCAGTGA
- the cbx3b gene encoding chromobox protein homolog 3b isoform X3: MRKKQNVKQRKAEETTVVQEFVVEKIIHRRVTDGKVEYYLKWKGFTDAENTWEPEDNLDCPELIEEFLKSFTLEGENEEDLSRADTYGHHENPTEISTELCGSEQQENKVPDPGEQEAGSPAGLLSQLEPERIIGSTDRKGELMFLVKWKGTEEVALLSSREASARWPQVVITFYEEKLTWHCGDEDQQ; the protein is encoded by the exons ATGAGGAAGAAACAGAATGTAAAACAGAGGAAGGCAGAGGAGACTACAGTCGTCCAAGAGTTTGTGGTGGAGAAAATCATCCACAGGAGAGTCACTGATGGAAAAGTGGAGTACTATTTGAAGTGGAAAGGCTTCACAGA TGCTGAGAACACTTGGGAGCCTGAGGACAATCTGGACTGTCCTGAGCTGATTGAGGAGTTCCTGAAAAGCTTCACCCTTGAAGGGGAGAATGAGGAAGACCTGTCACGTGCAGACACATACGGGCACCATGAAAATCCTACTGAGATCAGCACC GAGCTGTGTGGAAGTGAGCAGCAGGAGAACAAGGTGCCGGATCCAGGCGAGCAAGAGGCAGGGAGCCCTGCTGGCCTTCTCAGCCAGCTGGAACCTGAACGCATCATTGGATCCACAGACAGGAAGGGGGAGCTCATGTTCCTGGTCAAGTG GAAAGGCACTGAGGAGGTGGCCTTGTTGTCATCCCGGGAAGCCAGTGCCAGGTGGCCTCAGGTGGTCATCACCTTCTATGAAGAGAAGCTGACTTGGCACTGTGGAGATGAAGATCAGCAGTGA
- the cbx3b gene encoding chromobox protein homolog 3b isoform X2, whose translation MRKKQNVKQRKAEETTVVQEFVVEKIIHRRVTDGKVEYYLKWKGFTDAENTWEPEDNLDCPELIEEFLKSFTLEGENEEDLSRADTYGHHENPTEISTVHMTYTDHPVSAELCGSEQQENKVPDPGEQEAGSPAGLLSQLEPERIIGSTDRKGELMFLVKWKGTEEVALLSSREASARWPQVVITFYEEKLTWHCGDEDQQ comes from the exons ATGAGGAAGAAACAGAATGTAAAACAGAGGAAGGCAGAGGAGACTACAGTCGTCCAAGAGTTTGTGGTGGAGAAAATCATCCACAGGAGAGTCACTGATGGAAAAGTGGAGTACTATTTGAAGTGGAAAGGCTTCACAGA TGCTGAGAACACTTGGGAGCCTGAGGACAATCTGGACTGTCCTGAGCTGATTGAGGAGTTCCTGAAAAGCTTCACCCTTGAAGGGGAGAATGAGGAAGACCTGTCACGTGCAGACACATACGGGCACCATGAAAATCCTACTGAGATCAGCACCGTACATATGACTTACACTGACCATCCTGTTTCTGCT GAGCTGTGTGGAAGTGAGCAGCAGGAGAACAAGGTGCCGGATCCAGGCGAGCAAGAGGCAGGGAGCCCTGCTGGCCTTCTCAGCCAGCTGGAACCTGAACGCATCATTGGATCCACAGACAGGAAGGGGGAGCTCATGTTCCTGGTCAAGTG GAAAGGCACTGAGGAGGTGGCCTTGTTGTCATCCCGGGAAGCCAGTGCCAGGTGGCCTCAGGTGGTCATCACCTTCTATGAAGAGAAGCTGACTTGGCACTGTGGAGATGAAGATCAGCAGTGA